Proteins encoded in a region of the Synechococcus sp. BIOS-U3-1 genome:
- the cpeB gene encoding class 1 C-phycoerythrin subunit beta: MLDAFSRSVVSADAKTAPVGGSDLAGLRTYVSQGNKRLDAVNAITSNASCIVSDAVTGMICENTGLIQAGGNCYPNRRMAACLRDGEIVLRYISYALLAGDASVLDDRCLNGLKETYIALGVPTQSAARAVAIMKASATAHIAETNTPGLGGKRFRKMETTQGDCSALVAEAGAYFDRVIGAVS, translated from the coding sequence ATGCTCGACGCATTCTCCCGTTCGGTCGTCAGCGCTGACGCCAAAACCGCTCCTGTTGGCGGTAGTGATCTCGCTGGCCTTCGTACCTATGTCAGCCAAGGCAATAAGCGCCTGGATGCTGTCAACGCCATCACCTCCAATGCTTCCTGCATCGTTTCCGATGCTGTGACTGGCATGATCTGCGAGAACACCGGCCTGATTCAGGCTGGTGGTAATTGCTATCCCAACCGCCGCATGGCTGCATGCCTGCGTGATGGTGAGATCGTGCTTCGCTACATCAGCTATGCCCTTCTCGCTGGCGACGCTTCCGTGCTGGACGATCGCTGCCTGAACGGTCTGAAGGAGACCTACATCGCCCTGGGCGTTCCCACCCAGTCGGCAGCTCGTGCCGTAGCCATCATGAAGGCTTCTGCAACGGCTCACATCGCTGAAACCAACACCCCTGGTCTGGGTGGCAAGCGTTTCCGCAAGATGGAGACCACCCAAGGTGACTGTTCAGCTCTGGTGGCTGAAGCTGGTGCCTACTTCGATCGCGTGATCGGCGCCGTTTCCTGA
- the cpeA gene encoding class 1 C-phycoerythrin subunit alpha, translating into MKSVVTTVVTAADAAGRFPSQNDLEAVQGNIQRAAARLEAAEKLAAGLDAVTREAGDACFNKYAYLKQPGEAGDSQVKVDKCYRDLGHYLRLINYCLVVGGTGPLDEWGIAGAREVYRSLALPTGPYVEALTYTRDRACAPRDMSPQALNEFKSYLDYVINALS; encoded by the coding sequence ATGAAGTCCGTCGTTACCACAGTTGTGACTGCTGCAGACGCAGCAGGTCGCTTCCCTTCCCAGAACGATCTTGAAGCCGTTCAGGGCAATATCCAACGTGCCGCTGCCCGCCTTGAAGCTGCTGAAAAGCTGGCTGCAGGTTTGGATGCCGTCACCCGTGAAGCTGGTGATGCCTGCTTCAACAAGTACGCCTATCTGAAGCAGCCCGGTGAGGCTGGTGATAGCCAGGTCAAGGTTGACAAGTGCTACCGCGATCTCGGCCACTATCTCCGTCTGATCAACTACTGCCTCGTTGTCGGCGGTACTGGCCCTCTCGACGAATGGGGAATTGCAGGTGCGCGTGAGGTCTATCGCTCCCTGGCACTGCCCACTGGTCCTTACGTCGAGGCGCTGACCTACACACGTGACCGAGCTTGCGCTCCTCGCGATATGAGCCCCCAGGCTCTTAACGAGTTCAAGTCTTATTTGGACTATGTGATTAACGCTCTTTCCTGA
- a CDS encoding HEAT repeat domain-containing protein, producing the protein MEKEEFPKPIFQEKKSLNHSAVVQLNEEEALDLATHLKEKLKAGLPIDADPQSIATMVAGLGDPRGLLRLRFADSLGSVGKAAVPSLSQAMLLSDQVTVRRAAAKTLTLISDPASLAALTDAFLNDEDSVVQGSAMGAMAAIGTDAVEAILSILKKAESSEMQIGLANWALAFIGDRAPEALRDAAQSTHPSVRKAAISALGSQIQSLDAQKDRDLLCRALSDSCSEIRSEAVTLIGNLEDAEWGESFLVKALSDSDSWVRKNSALSLMKLECTSSIPILLRLSEQESDPVVSRVMNLAIDRLQKSEDS; encoded by the coding sequence ATGGAAAAAGAAGAATTTCCAAAACCAATTTTTCAAGAAAAAAAATCTTTGAATCATTCAGCTGTTGTTCAGCTAAACGAAGAAGAAGCACTTGATCTGGCGACTCATCTCAAAGAAAAACTAAAAGCAGGTCTTCCGATTGATGCTGATCCTCAGTCGATCGCCACGATGGTAGCTGGCCTCGGAGATCCACGCGGTCTACTGAGACTGCGCTTTGCCGATAGCCTTGGATCAGTAGGGAAAGCAGCCGTTCCTTCCTTGTCTCAGGCCATGCTGCTGAGCGATCAAGTCACCGTTCGGAGAGCTGCTGCAAAAACACTGACTTTGATCTCAGACCCCGCAAGTCTCGCGGCTCTGACTGATGCCTTTCTCAACGATGAAGATTCCGTCGTACAAGGATCGGCCATGGGTGCCATGGCGGCCATTGGCACTGATGCCGTTGAAGCAATTTTGAGCATTCTCAAAAAAGCAGAAAGTTCTGAAATGCAAATTGGTCTAGCCAATTGGGCCCTTGCATTCATTGGTGATCGTGCCCCGGAAGCTCTGCGAGATGCCGCACAGTCAACTCATCCAAGTGTTCGTAAAGCAGCGATCTCTGCTTTAGGCAGTCAGATTCAGTCTCTTGATGCTCAAAAAGATAGAGATCTGCTGTGTCGCGCACTGAGCGACTCATGCTCAGAAATTCGATCAGAAGCAGTCACACTTATTGGGAACCTTGAAGATGCTGAATGGGGAGAATCATTCCTGGTCAAAGCCCTTTCGGATTCCGATAGTTGGGTGAGGAAAAACAGTGCGCTATCGCTAATGAAGCTTGAATGCACATCAAGCATTCCAATTCTTCTGAGACTAAGTGAACAAGAATCTGATCCAGTCGTCAGCAGAGTCATGAACCTTGCCATTGATCGACTGCAAAAATCAGAAGACAGCTAG
- a CDS encoding DUF2656 family protein, producing the protein MEILLFPSPWPLTLLNLTPTLAHTMTIFVVSHNLQVTSARVPALSAVALAEALKDQSNSFTVAEPLNHPHWLIRLESALDANAMAHELVKAWKGFRHSAGHACDHDCLALGGRKDTPGSAGSPLQEGAWGVDVVECAEPDQFLVSINWEGLKGGRPSDAIFEVKG; encoded by the coding sequence TTGGAAATTCTTCTTTTTCCATCACCCTGGCCGCTGACTTTGTTAAACCTGACCCCGACCTTAGCCCACACCATGACCATTTTTGTTGTCTCCCATAATCTGCAAGTCACGTCAGCTCGTGTTCCTGCTCTTTCTGCGGTTGCATTGGCCGAAGCCTTGAAGGATCAATCAAACTCTTTTACGGTTGCCGAGCCCCTGAACCACCCTCATTGGTTGATTAGGTTGGAGTCAGCATTGGATGCCAATGCTATGGCTCATGAACTTGTGAAAGCGTGGAAGGGGTTTCGACATTCTGCAGGGCATGCATGTGATCACGATTGCCTTGCACTTGGTGGCCGTAAAGATACACCGGGATCAGCCGGATCACCTCTTCAAGAAGGGGCTTGGGGTGTTGATGTGGTTGAGTGTGCCGAGCCAGATCAATTCTTAGTGAGTATTAACTGGGAAGGCCTGAAAGGTGGACGACCCAGTGATGCGATTTTCGAAGTGAAAGGTTAG
- a CDS encoding HEAT repeat domain-containing protein, whose product MTGRFDNIHPELTCQHARQILLQPVNELDAQSDYYMAASHLINCPGPETEKLLAELLERSQNDQAVKIAKRKAVEVLGRLGATSLIPIVGQCLWSDDQYLVENTIYALMQLKCNEPRLIQKMQDLLQENICNQRVLIQCLSSLSAHQSLPLLSTFQLAESPGVRGAAISAIAKLSGNTTQLSSIVNHLTLPNQMDRQCAIQDLIDAGSLEHLSAIAASPVSPAFRLRAFRLLITPQSLYPEPATFLDLVDSLLVDDPDDIEIVHRYDVEPDIDFLVRDLFNTDFSRCYLALKSLRQCSTELLWPLISKMWEEEAHNDYGAHYFFMRLFGSRADWPDHSIIPIVDILKSAAINKRPQFQKSRSAAMYAIFQLNPGLFFELVPRFLDQTCCPPWDCRYVLIMAIESISKQESHHQVAHLLELLADDNDDFVRARLALNNSL is encoded by the coding sequence ATGACGGGTCGGTTTGACAATATTCATCCTGAGCTCACATGCCAGCATGCACGGCAAATCCTTCTCCAGCCTGTAAATGAGCTTGACGCGCAGAGTGATTATTATATGGCGGCGTCTCATTTGATCAATTGCCCTGGTCCTGAAACTGAAAAGTTATTGGCCGAGTTGCTTGAACGCTCTCAAAATGATCAAGCAGTTAAAATTGCAAAACGAAAAGCAGTCGAGGTTTTAGGAAGGCTGGGCGCGACTTCTTTGATTCCCATTGTTGGTCAATGCCTATGGTCTGATGATCAATATCTTGTGGAAAATACCATCTATGCGTTGATGCAGTTGAAGTGCAATGAGCCAAGATTGATACAAAAAATGCAAGATCTCCTGCAGGAAAATATTTGCAATCAGCGTGTTTTGATTCAGTGCTTGTCGAGTCTTTCTGCTCATCAAAGTCTTCCTTTGTTGAGTACATTTCAGTTAGCAGAATCTCCTGGTGTTCGAGGAGCTGCTATCTCAGCAATCGCCAAGCTCTCCGGAAATACAACACAACTCTCGAGTATTGTTAATCATCTGACCCTTCCGAATCAGATGGATCGGCAGTGTGCTATCCAGGATTTAATTGATGCTGGATCTCTGGAACATCTATCTGCAATTGCTGCATCGCCGGTGTCTCCAGCTTTTCGCTTACGTGCTTTCAGATTGCTGATTACACCTCAAAGCCTATATCCTGAGCCGGCAACTTTTCTCGATCTTGTTGATTCTTTGTTGGTTGATGATCCCGACGACATTGAGATCGTGCATCGATACGATGTTGAGCCTGATATTGATTTTCTGGTTCGCGATCTTTTTAATACAGATTTCAGTCGTTGCTATCTTGCTTTAAAGTCACTTCGCCAATGTTCTACGGAACTTCTTTGGCCATTGATTTCAAAAATGTGGGAAGAAGAGGCTCATAATGATTATGGAGCGCATTACTTTTTTATGAGGCTATTTGGCTCTAGAGCAGACTGGCCAGATCACTCAATCATCCCGATTGTCGATATCTTAAAAAGTGCTGCGATTAATAAGCGTCCGCAATTTCAGAAAAGCCGTTCAGCAGCCATGTATGCAATTTTTCAGTTGAATCCCGGTCTCTTCTTCGAACTGGTCCCCAGATTTTTAGATCAAACATGCTGTCCTCCTTGGGATTGCCGCTATGTTTTGATCATGGCTATTGAATCAATTTCGAAGCAAGAAAGCCATCATCAGGTTGCTCACTTGCTGGAGCTGTTGGCTGATGATAATGATGATTTCGTTCGGGCTAGGTTGGCTTTAAATAATAGTTTGTGA
- a CDS encoding HEAT repeat domain-containing protein, producing the protein MSSSGYSFDSLFADLSHPNPNIRFDACSLLAEYFPDEALPKLFVLMHDSDPGVYRTAVKALGMLGHRSLPGLIQLFTDSDNGTIRACCIKAIVQVSVHCPDKAFPIEVLTMLEQAMDDSNPVVAQSALMTLGHLSKMAPEEDRVIPLLIKACDSSNIAHVQGAAMSLAEVDSPLVNQCLKGLVDDVSKDSLIREVAQSSLERRQSLGLN; encoded by the coding sequence ATGAGTTCATCAGGCTATTCTTTTGACTCACTTTTTGCTGATCTGTCTCATCCAAACCCGAACATCCGCTTTGATGCGTGTTCCCTTCTCGCGGAATACTTCCCCGATGAGGCCCTGCCAAAATTGTTTGTGCTGATGCATGATTCTGACCCAGGTGTCTATCGGACTGCCGTCAAGGCATTGGGAATGCTTGGCCACCGCAGTCTTCCTGGTTTGATTCAGTTGTTTACTGATTCAGATAACGGAACAATTAGGGCTTGTTGCATTAAGGCGATTGTTCAGGTATCAGTCCATTGCCCGGATAAGGCGTTCCCCATCGAAGTGCTGACTATGCTTGAACAGGCAATGGATGATTCCAATCCTGTTGTTGCTCAATCTGCTTTGATGACACTGGGCCATCTATCGAAGATGGCACCAGAGGAAGATCGAGTGATCCCACTCCTCATTAAGGCGTGCGATAGCAGCAACATTGCCCATGTTCAAGGTGCGGCAATGTCACTTGCTGAAGTTGACTCTCCGTTGGTCAACCAGTGTCTAAAAGGTCTTGTAGATGATGTCTCGAAAGATTCTTTGATTCGTGAAGTCGCTCAATCAAGTCTTGAAAGGCGCCAGAGCTTAGGTCTTAATTAA
- a CDS encoding HEAT repeat domain-containing protein, with protein sequence MTTMSEATLNQNINENESLTEQEAFELAEVLKQKLADQETPNSDQTSIQQMVAGLGDQRGALRLTFAQSLGNVGEAAIPYLCDAMKNNENVIIRRASAKTLNLIGSEKALPNLIEAFKTDPDPVVQGSSAGAMATIGVPAIEDLLKILTEPNCTAFQVGLINLALSFIGSKAPDAFNRATKSENIEIRIAAITVLAEQIQSEQNQSAINTLIQALSDQSSEVRAEAATMVGKTLEPEDASETLCRLLYDYSAQVRKNASLALMKMEAITAIRALKTAWETEKEQQVKSVMEVAINVLKKRP encoded by the coding sequence ATGACGACCATGAGTGAGGCAACATTAAATCAGAACATAAATGAAAACGAAAGCCTTACCGAGCAGGAAGCTTTCGAATTAGCGGAGGTATTAAAGCAAAAATTAGCAGATCAAGAAACACCAAATTCTGATCAAACATCGATTCAGCAGATGGTTGCTGGATTGGGAGATCAGCGCGGTGCATTACGACTGACATTCGCTCAAAGCCTGGGGAATGTGGGCGAAGCAGCAATTCCATATTTGTGCGATGCCATGAAGAACAATGAAAATGTCATCATTAGACGCGCATCTGCAAAAACACTCAATCTCATTGGCAGTGAAAAAGCCCTACCCAATTTGATAGAGGCATTTAAAACAGATCCAGATCCTGTGGTTCAAGGATCTTCGGCCGGCGCTATGGCAACCATTGGAGTGCCTGCCATTGAAGATCTACTGAAAATTCTCACCGAGCCGAACTGCACAGCCTTCCAAGTGGGACTGATCAACTTAGCCTTAAGCTTTATCGGTTCAAAAGCGCCAGATGCATTTAATCGTGCAACAAAATCAGAAAATATTGAAATTCGAATTGCAGCCATAACAGTCTTGGCAGAGCAAATTCAATCAGAACAAAATCAATCAGCAATTAATACACTTATCCAGGCATTATCTGACCAATCGAGTGAAGTCAGAGCTGAAGCAGCAACGATGGTCGGCAAAACGTTGGAGCCAGAAGATGCCAGCGAAACACTATGCAGGTTGCTTTACGATTATTCCGCACAAGTTCGCAAGAATGCGTCACTAGCACTGATGAAAATGGAAGCTATAACGGCAATCAGAGCACTTAAAACCGCATGGGAGACAGAAAAAGAACAACAAGTAAAATCAGTCATGGAAGTTGCCATAAATGTACTAAAAAAAAGACCGTAA
- a CDS encoding phycobilisome rod-core linker polypeptide — protein MLGTETSLKSLTSATRTGPAAFATQSKAGKNTAHRTVAGVRAEYKRQHCASMGIGIGPRLHAECPFGAVFDQYNPDNTAALERVIAASYRQVMGNLHPRESQRETSLEARLLNGEITVRDFVNGLAKSNFYKDNFFHSVGAQRGIELNFKHLLGRAPLNQSEVQNHIKLQAEEGFDALIDKLTDSAEYTEVFGSDIVPYERSHDSYAGMFTRSFNLMRELGGMKVAVSDNAQGRNSRTINPLAIASREEAKPQAFSYSAVQKTPVKLPQQQYSGHNPPKMTDYVPFRPFGVHF, from the coding sequence ATGCTCGGCACAGAAACCAGCCTGAAGTCACTCACTTCAGCTACTCGAACCGGACCTGCCGCTTTCGCCACACAAAGCAAAGCCGGTAAAAACACAGCACACCGAACAGTCGCAGGAGTACGCGCTGAGTACAAGCGGCAACACTGTGCCTCTATGGGGATTGGTATTGGACCCCGATTACACGCCGAATGTCCATTTGGAGCTGTATTCGATCAGTACAACCCCGACAACACTGCAGCTCTTGAGCGCGTTATCGCGGCTTCATATCGTCAGGTGATGGGCAACCTTCATCCAAGAGAGAGCCAAAGAGAGACATCACTAGAAGCACGACTACTGAACGGTGAAATCACCGTCCGGGATTTCGTCAATGGCTTAGCCAAGTCAAACTTCTACAAGGACAATTTCTTCCATTCCGTTGGTGCCCAACGTGGTATCGAACTGAACTTCAAACACTTGCTCGGCCGTGCGCCTCTGAACCAGTCGGAGGTTCAGAATCACATCAAGCTTCAAGCAGAAGAGGGCTTTGATGCGCTGATTGACAAACTAACAGACTCAGCTGAATACACAGAGGTCTTTGGCTCAGACATCGTCCCCTACGAAAGAAGCCACGACTCCTATGCAGGGATGTTTACACGTTCCTTCAATCTGATGCGTGAACTTGGGGGCATGAAGGTTGCCGTCAGCGACAATGCCCAGGGTCGCAATAGCCGCACCATCAATCCGCTGGCTATTGCTTCTAGAGAAGAAGCCAAACCACAAGCCTTCTCCTACTCAGCTGTACAGAAGACACCGGTGAAGCTGCCTCAGCAGCAATACAGCGGACATAATCCTCCCAAAATGACCGATTACGTGCCATTCCGTCCATTCGGTGTTCATTTCTGA
- the mpeA gene encoding class 2 C-phycoerythrin subunit alpha has translation MKSVITTVVGAADSASRFPSSSDMESVQGSIQRASARLEAAEKLASGYDAIAQRAVDAVYAQYPNGATGRQPRQCATEGKEKCKRDFVHYLRLINYCLVTGGTGPLDELAINGQKEVYKALSIDAGTYVAGFSQMRNDGCAPRDMSPQALTAYNQLLDYVINSLG, from the coding sequence ATGAAGTCCGTCATCACCACGGTTGTCGGCGCAGCCGATAGCGCTTCACGCTTCCCTTCTTCTTCCGATATGGAATCCGTTCAGGGTTCCATCCAGCGTGCATCTGCACGTCTGGAAGCTGCTGAAAAGCTGGCCTCTGGCTACGACGCCATCGCTCAGCGCGCAGTTGATGCTGTGTACGCTCAGTACCCCAACGGTGCTACTGGCCGTCAGCCTCGCCAGTGCGCTACCGAAGGCAAAGAGAAGTGCAAGCGTGACTTCGTTCACTACCTGCGTCTGATCAACTACTGCCTCGTCACTGGCGGCACCGGCCCTCTGGACGAGCTGGCTATCAATGGCCAGAAAGAGGTCTACAAGGCCCTCAGCATCGATGCTGGTACCTACGTTGCTGGTTTCTCCCAGATGCGTAACGACGGTTGTGCCCCTCGCGATATGAGCCCCCAGGCTCTGACCGCATACAACCAACTGCTCGACTATGTGATCAACTCACTGGGCTGA
- a CDS encoding bleomycin hydrolase, with amino-acid sequence MLDAFSRKAVSADSSGAFIGGGELASLKSFISEGNKRLDAVNAISGNAACIVSDAVAGICCENTGLTAPNGGVYTNRKMAACLRDGEIVLRYVSYALLAGDASVLQDRCLNGLRETYAALGVPTGSAARAVAIMKAASSALITNTNSGAKKAAVTQGDCASLSAEAGSYFDMVISAIS; translated from the coding sequence ATGCTCGACGCATTCTCCAGGAAGGCCGTCTCGGCCGATTCCAGCGGCGCTTTCATCGGCGGAGGCGAGCTGGCCTCCCTCAAGTCCTTCATTTCTGAAGGCAACAAGCGCCTTGACGCTGTTAACGCCATCTCCGGCAACGCTGCCTGCATCGTTTCTGATGCTGTTGCAGGTATCTGCTGCGAGAACACCGGTCTGACCGCCCCTAACGGTGGTGTTTACACCAACCGCAAAATGGCTGCCTGCCTGCGCGACGGTGAAATCGTTCTCCGCTACGTGAGCTACGCCCTGCTCGCCGGTGACGCTTCCGTGCTGCAGGACCGCTGCCTGAACGGTCTCCGCGAAACCTACGCCGCTCTTGGCGTTCCCACAGGTTCCGCTGCCCGCGCTGTGGCCATCATGAAGGCTGCCTCAAGCGCTCTGATCACCAACACCAACAGTGGTGCCAAGAAGGCTGCTGTCACCCAGGGTGACTGCGCAAGTCTGTCTGCCGAAGCTGGCAGCTACTTCGACATGGTGATCAGCGCCATCAGCTGA
- a CDS encoding HEAT repeat domain-containing protein: MSERFDVLFAGLPEEKAIELLKTNPEDLKNPVEKYTAATRLAACQSDESLDALIEAIGLEQENLFNRITRRKVLEALGRRRDSRALPGLFSALAFDDEPSVINAVDSIAQIGSVLDEQQRKTLLNALEGSDNQKRSVIQAHARLGINEGDREISVLEQDANPLVAGAARAYAAKVHGRIDRLQPLIPQLTDPIAGRRRSAVIDLGDAGERSVLKHLVTSPVSMPLRAKSAFQIVDPEKTGLVPEPFTELITSLLQDNPMNMAIQQEWICESSVSEIEKNLQHRDEGKQYGGALTLLNMPSRQQLDAIDRIHDKFWSDYGANYLLTAVIGLKQVHERSDLVRTALAETLPQYAKSRVAAAWACLSLELNDQMELLQEIQLNAKWLPLKWSCEQVLKQMS, from the coding sequence ATGTCTGAGCGATTTGATGTTCTCTTTGCCGGACTCCCAGAAGAAAAAGCCATAGAATTACTCAAAACAAACCCTGAAGACCTCAAAAATCCTGTAGAGAAATACACGGCGGCCACTCGCCTTGCTGCATGCCAAAGCGATGAATCACTCGATGCTCTGATCGAAGCCATCGGTCTTGAACAAGAAAACCTGTTTAATCGAATTACTCGCCGCAAGGTGTTGGAGGCTCTGGGGCGACGCCGAGATTCACGAGCATTACCAGGACTCTTCAGCGCACTGGCTTTTGATGATGAGCCTTCAGTCATCAATGCTGTCGACTCGATTGCTCAGATTGGCTCCGTCCTCGATGAACAGCAACGCAAGACTCTTCTCAATGCCTTAGAGGGCAGCGATAATCAAAAACGATCGGTCATCCAGGCGCATGCTCGTCTCGGGATTAATGAGGGAGACCGTGAAATATCCGTGCTGGAACAAGATGCAAATCCACTCGTTGCTGGAGCTGCACGTGCCTACGCAGCCAAAGTGCACGGTCGGATTGATCGGCTGCAGCCGCTGATTCCTCAACTGACTGATCCCATCGCGGGACGACGTCGATCTGCTGTCATCGACTTAGGAGATGCAGGCGAGAGATCCGTTCTCAAACATCTGGTGACATCTCCAGTATCCATGCCCCTCAGAGCAAAAAGCGCCTTCCAAATCGTGGATCCCGAAAAAACGGGACTTGTCCCCGAACCGTTCACAGAACTGATCACATCACTGCTGCAAGACAATCCAATGAATATGGCAATACAACAAGAATGGATTTGCGAAAGCTCAGTAAGTGAGATCGAAAAAAATCTTCAGCATCGCGATGAAGGGAAACAATACGGAGGAGCACTCACTCTGTTGAACATGCCCAGCCGACAACAGCTCGACGCAATCGATCGCATTCACGACAAATTCTGGAGTGACTATGGGGCGAATTACCTACTCACCGCCGTGATCGGACTGAAGCAAGTGCATGAGCGCAGTGATCTAGTGCGAACAGCCCTGGCAGAAACACTGCCTCAATATGCAAAATCCAGAGTGGCAGCTGCATGGGCCTGCCTCAGCCTTGAACTCAATGACCAAATGGAACTCTTGCAAGAGATTCAATTGAATGCAAAGTGGTTACCACTTAAATGGAGCTGCGAACAGGTCCTTAAACAGATGTCATAA
- a CDS encoding Nif11-like leader peptide family natural product precursor — MAIASLYWWTTGLAINLQQSQFCDLDRELLMEAKELTRFVGEVIRSHELATGLKPLGTHQEIIAYGQRQGFDFSEAEWNSYYEREFSGLSVGIQQKVLGADPKHWSWAFRQLTAWRAMLMEGADSHSG; from the coding sequence TTGGCGATTGCTTCGCTGTACTGGTGGACCACTGGTCTTGCAATTAATCTGCAGCAAAGCCAATTTTGCGATCTGGATCGAGAGCTGCTGATGGAGGCTAAAGAGCTCACTCGTTTTGTTGGCGAAGTGATTCGTTCTCATGAACTCGCAACTGGTTTGAAACCTCTTGGTACTCATCAAGAGATCATTGCTTACGGGCAACGGCAGGGTTTTGATTTCAGCGAAGCAGAATGGAATTCATACTATGAGCGTGAATTTTCTGGTTTGTCAGTGGGCATACAACAGAAAGTTCTTGGTGCTGATCCAAAGCATTGGTCGTGGGCATTCCGTCAACTTACAGCTTGGAGAGCTATGCTCATGGAAGGGGCGGATAGTCATTCTGGATAA
- a CDS encoding Nif11-like leader peptide family natural product precursor, with protein MSDVEQDQILEQFIALAKTDQILQDEIKSALNQEQVIAIAAERGFQIDPLAILRKWSQHTDFSKPTWMGWFGE; from the coding sequence ATGTCTGATGTAGAACAAGATCAAATTCTTGAACAGTTTATTGCATTAGCAAAGACAGATCAAATTCTTCAGGATGAAATCAAGTCAGCCCTTAACCAGGAACAAGTGATTGCAATTGCAGCTGAGCGAGGTTTTCAAATCGATCCCCTAGCAATTTTAAGAAAATGGAGCCAGCATACTGATTTTTCTAAGCCAACTTGGATGGGTTGGTTTGGTGAATAG
- a CDS encoding CpeR family transcriptional regulator — protein MQTSEKQLKGWIRTQHLICEGTDFIFETVDQTQLEKFEACMIEIGGQVRQVKAVGNWPMGPNRSFKILRAVASVPRPGGENLVTYWAKRGGKQTRYADINT, from the coding sequence ATGCAAACAAGTGAAAAACAGCTTAAAGGCTGGATTCGCACACAACATTTGATCTGCGAAGGAACTGATTTTATATTTGAAACTGTTGATCAAACACAACTGGAAAAGTTTGAAGCCTGTATGATCGAAATTGGTGGCCAAGTAAGACAAGTTAAAGCAGTCGGCAACTGGCCAATGGGGCCAAATCGTTCATTTAAAATTCTCAGGGCTGTTGCAAGTGTTCCAAGACCTGGAGGTGAAAATTTAGTGACCTATTGGGCAAAACGAGGTGGAAAACAAACACGTTACGCCGACATCAATACATAA
- a CDS encoding chromophore lyase CpcT/CpeT: MENKDKIRFAKTLSGIYDNFAQSQERPKDFARINIVFRPLPWAIFKGPGFYSEQYYDYSPWNPYRQGIHRLAYKDNIFIVENFDFDNKARLAGSGRNPELLDSLDVKTLKKRCGCSMHFIETTPNHFMGGVEPGNECLVPRDGELTYLVSEVEVNQHSWVSRDRGFDPKTNQVKWGSEHGPLKFQRIEDISDIVTSMWIEEEKQ; this comes from the coding sequence ATGGAAAACAAAGATAAAATCAGATTCGCAAAAACACTGTCGGGCATCTACGATAATTTTGCCCAATCTCAAGAACGACCAAAAGACTTTGCACGAATTAATATTGTCTTTCGACCATTGCCTTGGGCTATTTTCAAAGGCCCTGGTTTTTATTCAGAGCAATACTATGACTACTCACCTTGGAATCCCTACCGACAAGGAATTCATCGGCTCGCATACAAAGACAATATTTTCATTGTTGAAAATTTTGATTTTGATAATAAGGCAAGGCTTGCAGGCTCAGGCAGAAATCCGGAATTACTTGATTCACTCGATGTCAAAACCCTCAAAAAACGCTGTGGTTGTTCAATGCATTTCATAGAAACAACGCCAAATCATTTCATGGGGGGTGTTGAGCCAGGAAATGAATGCTTAGTTCCCCGAGATGGGGAGCTCACTTATTTAGTCAGCGAAGTTGAAGTCAACCAACACAGCTGGGTCAGTCGAGACAGAGGATTTGATCCGAAAACAAACCAAGTGAAATGGGGTTCAGAGCATGGACCTCTCAAGTTTCAAAGAATTGAGGACATTTCTGATATAGTTACATCGATGTGGATCGAAGAAGAAAAACAGTGA